In Salvelinus namaycush isolate Seneca chromosome 20, SaNama_1.0, whole genome shotgun sequence, the following proteins share a genomic window:
- the LOC120064849 gene encoding stathmin-3-like, translating to MRALMEGQESFCSILTADKQLLHPLGSSMTTLPIPSGGFWMCAIRVAADSTWWTGKDTGRRSAAGCPAITFWTPPSYVISIPHTQISLVGRVEGAYSDKIKEMSMLSLICSCFYSQPHPNSLYQYGDMEVKSLNKRASGQAFEIILKAPADLSPDRPQPLLSAPKKDLSPDELQKRLEAAEERRKSQEALVLKQLAEKREHERQVLHKALEENNNFSKMAEEKLNYKMEVNKENREAQLNALKQRLREKEIHAAEVRRNKELQADLCG from the exons ATGAGGGCCTTGATGGAGGGACAGGAGTCGTTTTGCAGCATCCTTACCGCAGACAAG CAGCTCCTCCACCCCCTCGGCTCATCAATGACCACTCTGCCTATACCGTCCGGTGGCTTTTGGATGTGCGCCATCAGGGTCGCGGCTgacagtacctggtggactgggaaggatacGGGCAGGAGGAGCGCTGCTGGGTGCCCCGCCATCACATTCTGGACCCCTCCCTCTTACGTGATTTCTATCCCTCACACCCAGATAAGCCTGGTCGGGCGTGTCGAGGGGG CCTACTCCGACAAGATCAAAGAGATGTCCATGCTGTCTCTGATCTGCTCCTGCTTCTACTCACAACCACACCCCAACAGCCTCTACCAATATGGAG ACATGGAGGTGAAGTCCCTGAACAAGCGGGCATCCGGCCAGGCCTTCGAGATCATCTTGAAGGCCCCCGCTGACCTCTCTCCAGACAGGCCGCAGCCCCTGCTTTCTGCTCCCAAGAAGGACCTCTCCCCGGACGAGCTCCAGAAGAGGCTGGAAGctgcggaggagaggagaaag TCTCAGGAGGCCCTGGTGCTGAAGCAGCTAGCTGAGAAGCGGGAACACGAGCGACAGGTGCTCCACAAGGCCCTGGAGGAGAACAACAACTTCAGCAAGATGGCCGAAGAGAAGCTTAACTACAAGATGGAGGTCAACAAAGAGAACCGCGAGGCCCAGCTGAATGCGCTGAAGCAGCGGCTCCGGGAGAAG GAAATCCATGCCGCTGAGGTCCGTAGAAACAAAGAGCTCCAAGCTGACCTCTGTGGTTGA